The DNA window gcaCTATCAAGAAGATGTTTCAGGCATAAGTTTAGCACTCACTTGGCAGGGTAGTTCATGCCTACACCAACACatcaaaaactttaaaaaaaataattatgacaGTCATTCCAATGGGTATGGTGGCAAATATTCTTCTTCTCTGCCACCTTCTCAGGAAACGATTAGATTGCACAGCATCCACAGCTTGGATTTCAGTCAGCACTTTGCAAGCTTCTACAACAGCACTAAAGTCAGTCATGGCACAGGAAACCTCTGAAACTACAGCTTCTGCTGAATCTTTACATCGGCCTTCAATTCTTCACATTTGATCTGTGCTATCTACCAGATCTGTAGTTACATTTCATGGCCTCTTCGTTGATTAGAAGAAATTCTACCTGACCCCAACAGTTTCTTTATGGAGAACAGTgtacagagaacatttttttagctagaaatatgtagaaaaaatattggaaTGCATATTCAGCTGAACCTCACCATGATATgtatcttgttttaaaagaattccCAGTGACACACTTGGTTAGTCAAGTACTGCCTGCTGCGTTTCTATTGTATAGAAGACACTCACATTGACTTGTAGCATATCCTCTTGAGATGCTAATGTTTCCTAGGATTCAAAGGAATGGTGTCTTCATGCTCTACATATCATTTTGTTACAATGCCTTTCctcagaaatttaatttatcaaagaaaaactcctctgttttcttcaggacACTTCAAACTTAAAATCATACCATATACCTGCCTGCAGTCCAGATGATTGTTGGATTCTTATCTTCCCAAATGTTAGAACTTTTGTTATTGTCAATTATCACCAGTCACACTACCAACTTGGCAATAATGTGTATgaacaaagactgaaagaatTTTTTGAAGTTATCATGCGCTTACTATTAGATGTAGATAACCCAGCCCACTGAcatctggggaaaaacagaCCTAGGCTTTAGCTTCAGCCTACACTGCCAATAGATTCAAAATCCAAATTAAACTCCTCTCAGTCTTGAAGTATCTTACTTTTGCTGGCTGTTCCACTGCAATTTCTTAAAGAGGCTCTATCCTTGTATTACTTGAGTAAGTCTTACCCATAACTTATGTAGAATGTTTCATCAACGTGTAAAAATTAGAAGTCATTggtatttttataaaagttctctttaaatatgaaacatgaaagaaaagctctACCTTAAGATAACTGGGTTTTGTCTACAGAGcattaaaaacagacagaaatcaATTATTAAAAAGTACTATTTAACAGCGGATCCAAAAAGACCACAGCAATAGATCATTTTAATCAATTTTCTGCTACCAGTATGAACCTCTAGCTCTCACCTTCTCAGTGAGAATAATCAATATTTCCATGTAGATTTGTAAAATGTATATGATATTTATGCACATTTATAAAATCTACCTAGCCTTCACCAATAAAGCAATACTTTGGTATTTTCCActaaggggagaaaaaaaaggaaactaaacCTGCCACGACACTCAACGTGTAATTttgtgaataaattaaaaaaactgGCACATTGGACAGTGTGCCACACGACACAGTCAACATCCAAAAAAGAATACCTGAAAATACCCAGTGACATACTTTTTCTTAAGGCAATACCTGAGAAAGTCTGGTGCTTTGGaaatcatgttttcaaaatCTGCAAATCCTAGCTTCCCATCACCATCCATGTCAGCTTCTTCTATCACTTTCTCACAAACTAAagtgatttcttctgctgttagCTCTTCTCTAGTCAGCTTATTGAGGGTTTTTTCCAGGTCTGCTTTACAAATGAAGTTATCTGTGTTAAAATCtaaacagtaaaagaaacaaagaaaagatcaCCAGCAACTCTCATActcttttactttaaacaaGCAGGGCATACAAAAGCATCTCAGTACAGTACCATAGATCTTAAAGGCATAGATTGCTTTCAGCTCTCTGGGAGCCATTTCACTGAGGACAGAGAACATGTCCACAAAATCATTGAAGCTGAGGCTCCCCTCTCCATCTTCTGAGAAAGATTCCACAATTCTTTCCTTGAAGGgattttcctgtaaaaacagaattatacttttttttttttttttaaagtatttacaACATCCACAAAAACACAGACTCCCTGCAAATAAACAGTAGTGGTATGCTTGAAGACCACTTTTTGAAGACAACTTCCTTCTCCCAAAGCGCATCCAAAAATTGACATTTGCATGCTTTGGCACAAAGTGTCAGTAAAATATGCTGCCACCACACCACTTTTCACCCAGATTTTCTCAGTTCAATTgttattcattatttctaaaCTGATGGTCACCTCATTTCTCCAATGTGAAACACCCGCTTTATAAATGTTAGGATAAGGGTACTAAGACTGAATATCATTTGCACATAACTGGTTCCAGACAGGCTCTCAGACTAACAGAGGCTAGAGGATTACCGCTCCTGCGTTAAGAAGTTATCAGATACAAACAGGGGGTGACACAAGAAGGGAACAGAAAGACCAAGGTGGAAAGTAAATGGAACAAACAGGGTCTTTACATCACCTGGTGATACCTGGCTGGAGGAACAACTACTATTTATGAAAGCATGTTAAGTAAAAATCTGTGCTATCCACTCTGTTTGATATGGAACCATCAATCAAACCAAATCTACTCATTAAAGATGTAGAGGCATACCCCCAGTAGCATCTTGTAGAAGgctctttcattttcactgttaccaaataaataaataaataaataatatccaACTTCTGGTTGAACTGACTATGAATTCCAGAGTTTTGAACTCGATTTCCTCTGTAGAGGGATGATCCTGAGATTCTATTCTAGCACCTCACCAACCCAGCTGGTGACCAGGCCACTCTAAAAAAGCCAATATTCTATAACCGTAAATACAACAGTCAGCAAGCGTAAGAAAAGCTGCTTTACTACTCTGAAGTCCAAAACCACTGTTTTCATAGGAACAAAGCAACATATTTCCAATAGCTATATAAAAATCAAGATGAATTTGTAGCTATGTCTATAAAACTGGCAAAAATCAATTCAATTGGAtag is part of the Cygnus atratus isolate AKBS03 ecotype Queensland, Australia chromosome 11, CAtr_DNAZoo_HiC_assembly, whole genome shotgun sequence genome and encodes:
- the CIB2 gene encoding calcium and integrin-binding family member 2 isoform X3; amino-acid sequence: MGNKQTIFTDEQLDAYQDCTFFTRKEILRLHGRYHEMAPNVVPMDYTKDPDVKLPMQLIINMPELKENPFKERIVESFSEDGEGSLSFNDFVDMFSVLSEMAPRELKAIYAFKIYDFNTDNFICKADLEKTLNKLTREELTAEEITLVCEKVIEEADMDGDGKLGFADFENMISKAPDFLSTFHIRI